The region AATGGACAATCAACACCGGCTAAGAAGCTTAAAAAGTTGCTGGATTCAAATTCCGGTAACCTTCCCAAAGACTTCGGAGAAGTTCTGGAAGAACAACTGGCAAGTCATGCTCCGGATGATGCAGAAGAAGGGCTTCGGGTTGCCAAGGATGGCTACAAAAAACTCACCGTGCTGGACGAAACTGAACTTGAACTGACCCGTAGGGCTTCCACTGCCCTCAAGTCACGTCTCCATGGAATTATTCAAGCCAAAACTATCAAACATGATCGCATCGGCAGGCGCGGACTGTTAAGTACTGCTCACCTATACCGTATCGCAGTAGGTAATCCCCGAATGTTCCGCAGCAGGCTGGAAAGTAGGAGCATCAGCACGGCTGTTCATATCCTTATTGATTGTTCTGGTTCAATGCGCAGGCGTATCGGACTGGCTTCGCAGATCAGTCATACCGTGGTTAGTGCTCTCAATTCCATCAACGGCGTAAACGTGGGAGTCAGTGCCTTTCCCGCAATCAGAACTCAAGGAGGAGAAAACTATGATGATCCTACTGTGGCTCCTATTCTAAATCATGGTCAGAAATTACACACCCGTTTCGGTGTAGCTGCTTCCGGCTCAACCCCACTGGGCGAAGTACTCTGGTGGACATTTCAGCAAATGATGCCGTTGCCGGAGAATCGCAAAATCATCCTCTGCATAACGGACGGTGTCCCGGACAATCCGGCCAACGCCCACCAAGCGATTAAAGACGGAAGCGCATACGGCTTCGAAATCTACGGTCTCGGAATAAAGTCCGAGGCCGTTTTTAATTTGTTCCCCGGAAAAAGCAGAGTCATTACCGAATTACCGGACTTGGCTCCGGCCATGTTTGACCTGCTTCAGGAATCTTTAACCAAATAAAAAAGGAGAAACCGCAATGTCTGAAGATAATCCCTTATGCCCCAATTGCTGTACCGCAACCTTCGTCGTACTTGTCAACAATACGCAGAAAATCGGAACCGCAGTTGGTGGAGTAGCCGGAGGCGCAGCAGGATACGCCGGTGCAACTTCCGGAGCTGCAACAGGTGCGGCTATCGGGTCCGTGGTTCCAGTCATAGGTACCGGGATCGGTGCCCTCGCAGGCGGACTGGCAGGAGCCATGGCCGGATTCTTGGCCGGTTCCAAAATCGGAAATGAAATTGGCGAACATGTGGATCGTCATATGATCGGCCTGTACCGCTGCAACCGTTGCGGTACTCAGTTTGAATCTTAAACGCGGAGGTTAATATGAAAGATTTACTTACTTTTGTCGGCGGAGTCGCTGTCGGTATTCTGGCTGCTGCTGGAATTTATGCTGCAGTGGACGATGAATCTGATATGACTTGTAGAAATGCGCATACTGACTCTGAAGAGATGGAAGACCAGGATGAGGAATCTGTAAATGACGGAGCTGATGAATTGTTGGAACCTGATGGGAGTTAAACTTAATGGTAATGCCACCGGGGGAACCCGGCGGCATTATCTTTCACGCCTAATTTGGCGGTGCGAAAGAGATGGTATCTAAAAACCTTCAGAGTAAATTTTAATTTGCACTACCTTCTTGAATTATTGCATATATACCAATTGCACACTCCTTTTATTTGTCTCATGAAAGCAAAAAATCAAAGGAGAAGCTATATATGAAACTCAATCACGCTATTAAATCATTCCTACAGCACTGTTCATTAGAAAGATCTTTATCCCCGTTAACTTTAAATGCATATCAAAAAGACCTTGCTCAGTTTCAAGATATCACAAAATCAAAACATTATAATGTAAACGATTTAAATAAAGAACTAATTAGATCATACCTATCAATAATAAATGATGGATATAAACCAAAAACTCTAAAGAGAAAGCTTGCTACTTTGAAATCATTCTTTAATTTTTTAGAAAGAGAAGACGTAATACCTGTAACGCCATTTAGAAAGCTTCATATCAAGATTGATCGGTCAAAACAGTTACCCAAAACAATCAAAGAGTCATCGCTATCTAAAATTTTAAAATATGCATATCTAGAGCAACAAAAATTTTGTCCTACGAGCAAGTCATACAGAGAAGCAACTAGAGATATTTGTGTGTTAGAACTATTATTTGCAACTGGGATAAGAGTTTCAGAACTATGCAATATTTCTACTACAGAAATTGATCTCAAAAATAATAAATTAAAAATAAATGGCAAAGGCAATAAACAACGAATGATCCCACTGTGCGAAAAAAAATCACTTAAAATTCTAAAAGAATATACCCGCCTTTACGCATACGAATTACATAATTCAACATCATTCTTCCTAAACAGATATTTACGCCCACTCTCTGACCAGTCTGTACGACGAATTATCAAAAAATACAGTGCAATTGCCGGAGTTACCGAAAACATTACCCCTCACATGTTCCGTCACACCATAGCAACCATGCTTCTCGAAAACGGCGTAGACATAAGAAATATCCAAATATTATTAGGCCATAGCTCATTATCTGTCACAGAAATCTATACTCATGTAAGTCTTTCGTCGCAGCGGGAAATTTTGGTGAAGAAACATCCTAGGAAAAAAATTTAGTAAGGGAGGAAGTATCAATAACTGGAAATTATCTTTATGGTGAAACCTATGATTTCTGTCATTGTTCCTTTTTATTCCAACTATTCCCTTCTTGAATATTGCTGTCGAAGCCTGATTAAAAATTTCAATAAACACACATATGAACTAATTGTTGTCAACGACAATCCGAGGACAAAACCGAATCTTGATTTTGCTCCTAAAGCAACCTTGATCCAATGCGAAAAGAACGGTGGCTACGCAGCAGCGTGCAATATAGGAAGCAAACAAGCAATAGGTGACTTCTTGCTTTTCGTAGACTCCGATATTGTAATTGAAAATGATGTAATGGATGTATTACTCAAGGAATACTCTTCAAACAAAAACATTGCCGCTGTGGGTAGTAAAATTGTTAAACTCGCAACCGAAGAAATTGAATATTATGGACTTGCATTCAATGAAGTTGATGTAATTAAGCCATGGCAGGGTAACAGTGCTGAATTTCCTTTAACAATGATGAACCGTGAATTTCAAACTGTACCTTCAGGCCTGTTTCTTATTGAAAAAGCAGTCTATGATGCTGTTGGCGGTTTTGATGAAAAAATGTTGAATTGTTATTGTGATTTAGATTTATGTTTGAAAGTTCGCAAAGCAGGACGGACTGTATCCCTTGCTCATGAATCAATTGGCTACCATCGCGGTTCAAGCTCTGGCCATGTTCGCCATGAATGGCATGCTGATGGCAAAGCACTATTCTTTAAAAAATGGGGTAATTTAATTAAAAACGATGCTGGATATTTTTATAAGGTTGCAGCAGATTTCTATAAGGAAAATATGGAATTGCCTTCAAAATGTCTGGCTATCAACCTCTCTCGTTCAATTTTTGGCAATGATTGCCTGTATACATTTGCTGAAAATTTAGGAATCGACCTCATCGCTGTCGAAAATTACAGAGATCGTAATCATGCCAGTCAATATATCCAACTAGAAGATATTCTTACTTGGTCCACTATGAATTACGGAGTTTCAATCTTGTATTTTGTCGATAAATTCAAGTCTCTTGAAAAAAATAGATACTGGTTTTCCAAAAGATCACTTTCAGGCGATATCATTGTAGATATCCATGGAAACGTGTTTAATCCTACTCAGTGACTATGATAACAATAAGGAATACGGACCATGTGATGCAATGCCAACCATTGGAAATCTTGCATTTTTGATTTCTGCCTTATCCATTGAGTTCATCATCCGGGCCATCTGCAATAATTCAGGTGCAGGAAAACGCTCGAGAATAATTTTCTGCTTTAAGGTGTCGTTTCCCAACACAGAACCAATGAGCGCATTGCTGATCCAGGGAAGCTCTTTAGTCAAAAGTACACCACCCTTATCGAATTTGGAGTATAATTCCATCGCCAGATCGAGACTTTCCATACCGGCCTGATTTTTCTCATCTATAAGGTATGCTGTCCCCAGCATGGCTAGAACTCTCCAGCGAAAACGATCATTTGCAAATATTTCGCATAAATTTTTCGCTCGTATTAAGGTCTCTTCAGCGTTGGGATTTTTTAATCTGATGAGGCATGCGGCTTTCAAGACGCTTATTTTGATTTCGAAATAGACATAGTTCATCGTCTTGGCAACGGAAAGAGCGTTCTCTATGTTAACCAGAGCATCGTCATATGCCCCGGTCAGGAAATCACAAAAAGCCGATTGCTGACGTATTTCAATTTGGCGAAAATCCTTTTCATTTTCAATATTTTCAACAATATCAATGCCATGATTAAACATTTTGATTGCTGCATCAATGTCTTTCGTCAAATTTAGGTGCATATGCCCATAATCAGAATAGGCAACACTTAAACATTCGTAATTGTTCAATTTGTATGCTTCCTGAAGAGCTTCCTCTGCATATCTTTGCCCCTGTTCAAGATTGCCTAAAAATGTATGAGCGACACAATATCGGTTTAGTAAAAGAAATTTATATGTTGGAATGGTTATGCCCCTACTTTCAATTTGTTCAAGTAGTTTCAGTGCCATGGGCGCACCACCGGTATTCATATGGATGTTTACGAATTGATGCATAAGAGAATGATATGTCTCTTTGTCAATTTTCTTGCTATTCACATGCATAAAATTGACCAATTCTTCTAACTTTTCAATTGCATATGCGTAATTGGCGTATCGTGAAGCAGAGCGTAAATAATGAGTGTATATGTTTACAAATTCTTGAGGATTTTTGTTCCCATAGTTTTGCTGCTCAAAAATTTTTGTAAGTAAACGACCTACCTTATAAATATTCTGGTGGTCGTTCAGACCCTTGTAATAATAGATTGCATCCGTGCCATTTTCCAAAATTTTATCAAATAAAGAAGCATGATAAGAGCAAAAGAATTTGACCAGTTTACGGTTGGGGATCATTTGTGAATATGGAGTTTCGAAAAAATCCAACATTTGGCGAGCAATGTTAACATCAGGGGAAAACTTACCATTCTTATCCATGCTAAGCAGGAGATTGTCGTGGTAAGCAACATAGTTTTCCGTGTGTGCCCCATACCTTAGAAATGACTTTTTTATTAGCTTGTTGAAGTAATAGCGATCAATATTTAAATAATCCAATGCTGAAAGTGGTACTTCACCCTGAAACAACAGCAATATTTTGAAGATTTGTTCATATGCGGCCCATTCATTTTCTGATGAAGATTCATGGAGTAAGTTAAACCTTCTTTTTAGAATACGACCAATACCTTGTGGTAAGTCTGCTAAAAATTCTCTGAACTTATCAATATCTTTTATTGCCCAAAAAACACCATCGCTTCCCTCAAGTAATTTTTTGGTGTCGCGTAGGTATGCAATGGTCATTTCCAGATCATACGGACGCTTACCTGCTTTTTTAATAAGAGTTTCTAAAAGTTGATCTTTATCATGAAGTCCACAGATTTTATTTAAAATGAATATCTTGGCATCTTCCGTGGTTAATTCAGATAGCAAACTTAAATGGTGAAACGAAATCTCAGGTGGAAATAAGGACTCAATATTTTGTAAAAATGCATCAATATGTACTTTTGATTCAGACTTAACAATCTCAGTGTTTGTAGAGAATAAAATAGCTACGTGCGCTTCATGTTGAGAGAAGTGTTCCACGATGTTAGTAAATAATGAAATGAATTCTACATTGACATCCTGAAAGTTGTCTATGGCAATCAAAACACTTTTATTATTGTTTTCCAACAGATACTTAACCGTCTCCGACAACGAATAAAGTGTTGTTTCATTTAATTTTGATGATTCAAAAAATGAAATCAGATTATCATAATGTTCTTTTGCCAGCCCCCTCTGCTCGAAATATTGTCCCAATTTATTAAACGAAAAAGTTAAATCTCCTTTACCAAAAGGGATTTTGCACAGACTGCTGATAATTTTTTTTATTAAATTTGACGAATCACTTCTGCAATCAGCTGTGACCACCTTTAACCCTATTTGACGTGCTCCGCTGACAATTTCCTTTAATAAACGGGTCTTTCCTGTTCCACCCTTTCCCCTGATATCAAAAAATGCAGATATGTTACTTTCTTTCGTGTCTGCTAATATTTTTTTTGCATTATTTATTATTTTTTTCCGATCTTCACCTACCAAGGGACTCATATGAATATGGGATAAATCCACAGCTCCCAACTCAACTGAACCACTAATTAAATTTTCATTATTTCCAAGTGAATATTTTAAAATCAAAGGAGGAAGTTGTACAAGTTTACGGAAATTGCGAACTCTGAATGCAAAATCGAAAACGGAAACACTATTTGGGCCGAGAACAACAGGTCCATCCAAAATCTCACTGGAAATATCTAAATCATATCCATCTGCAAATGATGTGGAAACAATATTCATATCTACAGCATGATGATTTCTTATAACAACTGAAATTCGAAAAGAACCGTCTTTACGTAGGCGATATGGTTTTAGAAGTGTATTTTTAAATTTTCCGTCATACTCATCTAATCGAACATTTGCAGAATATTTTTGAATACGTTTTGTTTGTGAAACTTCTAATGATGGTATATTGCAAAGCCTTAAAACTTTAGGATATTTTGTTAGTTCATTTATTAAGCTATCTCCTGAGTATATTTCAATACCAATATTAAGGCGCTTTAAAAATCTAACCATGGCCACTTCAGAATTCTCATGTATCTCTGATGCAGAAAAAACAATAAATTTATGGATATTGTTATTGTAAACAAGGACCAAATGTTTTCCTAATGTGTTCAGATCAATTTTGTTCTTATATTTTTTGCACTCAGCCCATATTCTAGTCTCATGCCCCATTACTGTGTACTGGACTTCGATATCACGTCCGCCATCATGAGTTTGCGCAGTTTTTTTTATTTCTTCTGCAACTGGATTCTTGTTAATTTCTAAAGAACTATATTTAGTTTTTAAAAATTCGTAGCATATACTCTCAAAATCTTCCGGAGATATTTTAGTCCAATCTAACATTAAGGTATTCCCGAATTAGAACACGTGATAATTTCCAGTTATTTGTTGCTTATACGTAAAACATTAATCACTACATCAATTCTCTACTTCAAATAAGTCTGATACCAGCAGACTGAAAGCAAAGCAACAACCTAATAAATATTCCCACCACACATACCTGCCATCCTATTAACTAATCACTTAACACAGGCCTACTGCTAAAACCTAGAATCATACCTAGACTTTTAACCTCGTTCTAGGCAATATACCTCCGCTTATAAATTTCCACAAAGAAAGTCATCAACCCCAAATAGACCATAGCGAATAGAGGTTAACAATGTCAGACCAGAACAACACAGAGCCAAGAGAAATCATTATCAACCTCAATAATTCGCGAGAAGCCGCTAGCCTGACAAAGGATGAGATCATTCAGCAGGAAGCACTTGATCAGTTTCAAAGATTAATCACACAGATTAAAGATCGAATTGAAGATTTTAAAATAAACCTTAAGTCTAATGACCCAATAAGAACGATCCGCACCCATGACGTGATCACTGTTGATGGCCGCAGAGGCTCTGGAAAGACGACTTTCATTCTTAGCGCATTCAAAGCTCTCGACAAAAAAATTAGGGATAATATTTGCTTCCTCGACATCATCGACCCCACGCTAATTGAAACGAGGGAACATGTCTTCGTCACCATCGTATCTCTTATTAAACGTAAAGTAGATAACTCATACAAAAACACCTGCACTAAAATCAGTGAAGATAAATACAAAGCATGGCGTAAAAACCTTGAGGAACTAGCAAATGGTTTGCGCTTACTTGATGGCATTGGGCAGGATCACCTAAAAAGTGACAGTTGGATGGATGAACATTTCGCTTTTGGAACATGGAATTCAGAACGCTCAAAGCGGACGAGATCTTGAGCAATCCTTTCATAGATATATAGCCGCAAGCCTCGATTTCATAGAACAGAAAGCCTTCCTTATTGCTTTTGACGATATCGACACTGACTTTTCCAAAGGTTGGCCGGTACTGGAAATGATCAGGAAATATCTCACTACTCCACAGCTGATAACAGTTCTTTCAGGAGACCTACAGTTATATTCGACTTTGGTAGAAAAACAACAATGGGAAAACCTTGGTCTAGGATTTGACACAGACAAAGAGAAACAAAAGCCCTTCCTGTCAATGATAGAAAAGCTTGTGGATCAATATTTGTTAAAAATATTAAGGACTCCAAATCGTATTGAGCTAAAGACTATTGGGTATTATGCAACCAATCCCAGTACACCTGTACATATCATAAGTCAGGACAACAAAGAAAGTCTTCCTATTCAAAATATATTAAAACAAATTTGCACTGACATTTTGTGCATACAGCGAAAATCAATCATAGACACGACAATCGGGCAACTAATGGAAATGCCTACACGAACTATAGTCAGCACTCTGTCCAGTATAGAAAAACACACAGATTCCACTTGGAAAATTGATGATCAGGTTAAAAGAGACAGAGCAATCCTAGCCCTAAGCGACATTTTCCTAAGCTGGTTACAAAAGATAGGCTACAATAGATATGATTTTGAACAAACGGACACACAACAAATAATATCAAATCCTATAGATAAAATATTTAAATCAAGTTTAGGACCTGATGCAGCAGATTTTAGCTTTGACTACACAGAACAAAATAAAAACAATGCGT is a window of Maridesulfovibrio sp. DNA encoding:
- a CDS encoding cobaltochelatase CobT-related protein, with the translated sequence MNKKLLMKSLPLVASVLGRKYGVQVRIGGDKAFTDGKVIQLPAMPLDCDETLTRMARSYLDHEAAHIRETNFEWLKLAKLTPFEMHIWNSLEDWRVENKLAELFPGCRQNFHWLIRHLFINDGSNAQAAKIDPATSVLNWLLLTVRSWDVEELGTECTQIASIIDAQYPDLTARLNGILQKVRSKCDSTQDCILYTREIVDLLKAYLKQLESNGQSTPAKKLKKLLDSNSGNLPKDFGEVLEEQLASHAPDDAEEGLRVAKDGYKKLTVLDETELELTRRASTALKSRLHGIIQAKTIKHDRIGRRGLLSTAHLYRIAVGNPRMFRSRLESRSISTAVHILIDCSGSMRRRIGLASQISHTVVSALNSINGVNVGVSAFPAIRTQGGENYDDPTVAPILNHGQKLHTRFGVAASGSTPLGEVLWWTFQQMMPLPENRKIILCITDGVPDNPANAHQAIKDGSAYGFEIYGLGIKSEAVFNLFPGKSRVITELPDLAPAMFDLLQESLTK
- a CDS encoding tyrosine-type recombinase/integrase, giving the protein MKLNHAIKSFLQHCSLERSLSPLTLNAYQKDLAQFQDITKSKHYNVNDLNKELIRSYLSIINDGYKPKTLKRKLATLKSFFNFLEREDVIPVTPFRKLHIKIDRSKQLPKTIKESSLSKILKYAYLEQQKFCPTSKSYREATRDICVLELLFATGIRVSELCNISTTEIDLKNNKLKINGKGNKQRMIPLCEKKSLKILKEYTRLYAYELHNSTSFFLNRYLRPLSDQSVRRIIKKYSAIAGVTENITPHMFRHTIATMLLENGVDIRNIQILLGHSSLSVTEIYTHVSLSSQREILVKKHPRKKI
- a CDS encoding glycosyltransferase, which encodes MVKPMISVIVPFYSNYSLLEYCCRSLIKNFNKHTYELIVVNDNPRTKPNLDFAPKATLIQCEKNGGYAAACNIGSKQAIGDFLLFVDSDIVIENDVMDVLLKEYSSNKNIAAVGSKIVKLATEEIEYYGLAFNEVDVIKPWQGNSAEFPLTMMNREFQTVPSGLFLIEKAVYDAVGGFDEKMLNCYCDLDLCLKVRKAGRTVSLAHESIGYHRGSSSGHVRHEWHADGKALFFKKWGNLIKNDAGYFYKVAADFYKENMELPSKCLAINLSRSIFGNDCLYTFAENLGIDLIAVENYRDRNHASQYIQLEDILTWSTMNYGVSILYFVDKFKSLEKNRYWFSKRSLSGDIIVDIHGNVFNPTQ
- a CDS encoding restriction endonuclease, whose amino-acid sequence is MLDWTKISPEDFESICYEFLKTKYSSLEINKNPVAEEIKKTAQTHDGGRDIEVQYTVMGHETRIWAECKKYKNKIDLNTLGKHLVLVYNNNIHKFIVFSASEIHENSEVAMVRFLKRLNIGIEIYSGDSLINELTKYPKVLRLCNIPSLEVSQTKRIQKYSANVRLDEYDGKFKNTLLKPYRLRKDGSFRISVVIRNHHAVDMNIVSTSFADGYDLDISSEILDGPVVLGPNSVSVFDFAFRVRNFRKLVQLPPLILKYSLGNNENLISGSVELGAVDLSHIHMSPLVGEDRKKIINNAKKILADTKESNISAFFDIRGKGGTGKTRLLKEIVSGARQIGLKVVTADCRSDSSNLIKKIISSLCKIPFGKGDLTFSFNKLGQYFEQRGLAKEHYDNLISFFESSKLNETTLYSLSETVKYLLENNNKSVLIAIDNFQDVNVEFISLFTNIVEHFSQHEAHVAILFSTNTEIVKSESKVHIDAFLQNIESLFPPEISFHHLSLLSELTTEDAKIFILNKICGLHDKDQLLETLIKKAGKRPYDLEMTIAYLRDTKKLLEGSDGVFWAIKDIDKFREFLADLPQGIGRILKRRFNLLHESSSENEWAAYEQIFKILLLFQGEVPLSALDYLNIDRYYFNKLIKKSFLRYGAHTENYVAYHDNLLLSMDKNGKFSPDVNIARQMLDFFETPYSQMIPNRKLVKFFCSYHASLFDKILENGTDAIYYYKGLNDHQNIYKVGRLLTKIFEQQNYGNKNPQEFVNIYTHYLRSASRYANYAYAIEKLEELVNFMHVNSKKIDKETYHSLMHQFVNIHMNTGGAPMALKLLEQIESRGITIPTYKFLLLNRYCVAHTFLGNLEQGQRYAEEALQEAYKLNNYECLSVAYSDYGHMHLNLTKDIDAAIKMFNHGIDIVENIENEKDFRQIEIRQQSAFCDFLTGAYDDALVNIENALSVAKTMNYVYFEIKISVLKAACLIRLKNPNAEETLIRAKNLCEIFANDRFRWRVLAMLGTAYLIDEKNQAGMESLDLAMELYSKFDKGGVLLTKELPWISNALIGSVLGNDTLKQKIILERFPAPELLQMARMMNSMDKAEIKNARFPMVGIASHGPYSLLLS